In Sciurus carolinensis chromosome 13, mSciCar1.2, whole genome shotgun sequence, a genomic segment contains:
- the Mpv17 gene encoding protein Mpv17 isoform X2: MALWRAYQRALAVHPWKVQVLTAGSLMGLGDIISQQLVERRGLQEHQTGRTLTMVSLGCGFVGPVVGGWYKVLDQLIPGTTKVDALKKMLLDQGVFAPCFLGCFLPLIGTLNGLSAQDNWAKLRRLWPAVQLANFYLVPLHYRNCSSVPHRLFVILLWRILLLQPLSPSHLSSPPLTVYLPGQCLTGVLHPRLESRPKGLIRLAVVQCVAVIWNSYLSWKAHQR; the protein is encoded by the exons GGTCCCTGATGGGCCTCGGTGACATTATCTCACAGCAGCTGGTGGAGAGGCGAGGTCTGCAGGAACACCAGACAGGCCGGACCCTAACCATGGTGTCCTTGGGCTGTGGCTTTGTG GGCCCTGTAGTAGGAGGCTGGTACAAGGTCTTGGACCAACTCATCCCTGGCACCACCAAGGTGGATGCGCTAAAGAAGATGTTGTTGGATCAG GGGGTCTTTGCCCCTTGTTTTCTAGGCTGCTTTCTCCCACTGATAGGGACACTCAATGGACTGTCAGCCCAGGATAATTGGGCCAAACTACGGAGG CTCTGGCCTGCTGTGCAGTTAGCCAACTTCTACCTGGTCCCCCTGCATTACAG AAACTGTTCCAGTGTCCCCCACAGACTTTTTGTCATCTTGCTGTGGAGGATCCTGCTCCTACAACCCTTGTCTCCGTCTCACCTGAGCTCTCCACCTTTGACAGTGTATCTGCCGGGACAGTGCCTCACAGGGGTGCTGCATCCTAGGTTAGAAAGTAGACCTAAAGGCTTGATCAG GTTGGCTGTTGTCCAGTGTGTTGCTGTCATCTGGAACTCCTACCTGTCCTGGAAAGCACATCAGCGTTAG
- the Mpv17 gene encoding protein Mpv17 isoform X3, which translates to MGLGDIISQQLVERRGLQEHQTGRTLTMVSLGCGFVGPVVGGWYKVLDQLIPGTTKVDALKKMLLDQGVFAPCFLGCFLPLIGTLNGLSAQDNWAKLRRDYPDALITNYYLWPAVQLANFYLVPLHYRNCSSVPHRLFVILLWRILLLQPLSPSHLSSPPLTVYLPGQCLTGVLHPRLESRPKGLIRLAVVQCVAVIWNSYLSWKAHQR; encoded by the exons ATGGGCCTCGGTGACATTATCTCACAGCAGCTGGTGGAGAGGCGAGGTCTGCAGGAACACCAGACAGGCCGGACCCTAACCATGGTGTCCTTGGGCTGTGGCTTTGTG GGCCCTGTAGTAGGAGGCTGGTACAAGGTCTTGGACCAACTCATCCCTGGCACCACCAAGGTGGATGCGCTAAAGAAGATGTTGTTGGATCAG GGGGTCTTTGCCCCTTGTTTTCTAGGCTGCTTTCTCCCACTGATAGGGACACTCAATGGACTGTCAGCCCAGGATAATTGGGCCAAACTACGGAGG GATTATCCTGATGCCCTCATCACCAACTACTAT CTCTGGCCTGCTGTGCAGTTAGCCAACTTCTACCTGGTCCCCCTGCATTACAG AAACTGTTCCAGTGTCCCCCACAGACTTTTTGTCATCTTGCTGTGGAGGATCCTGCTCCTACAACCCTTGTCTCCGTCTCACCTGAGCTCTCCACCTTTGACAGTGTATCTGCCGGGACAGTGCCTCACAGGGGTGCTGCATCCTAGGTTAGAAAGTAGACCTAAAGGCTTGATCAG GTTGGCTGTTGTCCAGTGTGTTGCTGTCATCTGGAACTCCTACCTGTCCTGGAAAGCACATCAGCGTTAG
- the Trim54 gene encoding tripartite motif-containing protein 54 — MNFTVGFKPLLGDAHSMDSLEKQLICPICLEMFSKPVVILPCQHNLCRKCANDVFQASNPLWQSRGSTAVSSGGRFRCPSCRHEVVLDRHGVYGLQRNLLVENIIDIYKQESSRPLHSKAEQHLMCEEHEEEKINIYCLSCEVPTCSLCKVFGAHKDCEVAPLPTIYKRQKSELSDGIAMLVAGNDRVQAVITQMEEVCQTIEDNSRRQKQLLNQRFETLCAVLEERKGELLQALAREQEEKLQRVRGLIRQYGDHLEASSKLVESAIQSMEEPQMALYLQQAKELINKVGAMSKVELAGRPEPGYESMEQFSVSVEHVAEMLRTIDFQPGAAGEEEDEEVALDGEEGNAGPEEERPDGSEGLH, encoded by the exons ATGAACTTCACCGTGGGCTTCAAGCCTCTGCTCGGGGATGCGCACAGCATGGACAGCCTGGAGAAGCAGCTCATCTGCCCCATCTGCCTGGAGATGTTCTCCAAGCCCGTGGTGATCCTGCCCTGCCAGCATAACCTGTGTCGCAAGTGCGCCAATGATGTCTTCCAG GCCTCAAACCCTCTATGGCAATCCCGGGGCTCCACTGCTGTGTCTTCAGGAGGCCGTTTCCGGTGTCCATCTTGCAGGCATGAAGTGGTCCTGGACCGACATGGTGTGTATGGCCTGCAGCGAAACCTGCTAGTGGAGAACATTATAGACATTTATAAGCAGGAGTCCTCCCG GCCACTGCACTCCAAGGCTGAGCAGCACCTCATGTGTGAGGAACACGAGGAGGAGAAGATCAATATCTACTGCTTGAGCTGTGAAGTGCCCACCTGCTCTCTCTGCAAGGTCTTTGGTGCTCACAAGGACTGTGAGGTGGCCCCACTGCCCACCATTTACAAACGCCAGAAG AGTGAACTCAGTGATGGCATCGCAATGCTGGTGGCAGGCAATGACCGTGTACAAGCAGTGATCACGCAGATGGAGGAGGTGTGCCAGACCATTGAG GACAACAGCCGCAGGCAGAAGCAGTTGTTAAACCAGAGGTTCGAGACCCTGTGCGCGGTGCTGGAGGAGCGTAAGGGcgagctgctgcaagccctggcCCGGGAGCAGGAGGAGAAGCTGCAGCGGGTTCGCGGCCTCATCCGTCAGTATGGAGATCACCTGGAGGCCTCCTCTAAGCTGGTGGAGTCCGCCATCCAGTCCATGGAGGAGCCGCAGATGGCGCTCTACTTGCAG CAGGCCAAGGAGCTGATAAACAA GGTCGGGGCAATGTCGAAAGTGGAGCTAGCGGGACGGCCGGAACCAGGCTACGAAAGCATGGAGCAATTTTCTGTGAGCGTGGAGCACGTGGCCGAAATGCTGAGGACCATCGACTTCCAGCCGG GCGCCGCCggggaggaagaggatgaggaggtGGCGTTGGACGGCGAGGAGGGCAATGCAGGACCAGAGGAAGAGCGGCCGGACGGGTCAGAAG GGCTGCACTGA
- the Ucn gene encoding urocortin gives MNQAGRRALLVALLLLAQLRPGSSQWNPAAAAATEVRDPSLRWNSGARNQGGGARALLLLLAERFPRRAGLTRWGSETAGERPRRDDPPLSIDLTFHLLRTLLELARTQSQRQRAEQNRIIFDSVGK, from the coding sequence ATGAATCAAGCTGGACGCAGGGCGCTGCTGGTGGCGCTGCTGCTTCTGGCACAGCTGCGTCCTGGGAGCAGTCAGTGGAACCCAGCGGCGGCAGCGGCGACCGAGGTCCGGGACCCGAGTCTTCGATGGAACTCCGGGGCGCGGAACCAGGGCGGTGGGGCGCGCGCTCTCCTCTTGCTGCTGGCAGAGCGCTTTCCCCGCCGCGCTGGGCTCACCCGATGGGGATCCGAGACCGCAGGCGAGCGACCGCGACGCGACGACCCTCCACTATCCATCGACCTCACATTCCACCTGCTGCGGACCCTGCTGGAGCTGGCTCGGACGCAGAGCCAACGACAGCGTGCGGAGCAAAACCGCATCATATTCGACTCTGTGGGCAAGTGA
- the Mpv17 gene encoding protein Mpv17 isoform X1, with amino-acid sequence MALWRAYQRALAVHPWKVQVLTAGSLMGLGDIISQQLVERRGLQEHQTGRTLTMVSLGCGFVGPVVGGWYKVLDQLIPGTTKVDALKKMLLDQGVFAPCFLGCFLPLIGTLNGLSAQDNWAKLRRDYPDALITNYYLWPAVQLANFYLVPLHYRNCSSVPHRLFVILLWRILLLQPLSPSHLSSPPLTVYLPGQCLTGVLHPRLESRPKGLIRLAVVQCVAVIWNSYLSWKAHQR; translated from the exons GGTCCCTGATGGGCCTCGGTGACATTATCTCACAGCAGCTGGTGGAGAGGCGAGGTCTGCAGGAACACCAGACAGGCCGGACCCTAACCATGGTGTCCTTGGGCTGTGGCTTTGTG GGCCCTGTAGTAGGAGGCTGGTACAAGGTCTTGGACCAACTCATCCCTGGCACCACCAAGGTGGATGCGCTAAAGAAGATGTTGTTGGATCAG GGGGTCTTTGCCCCTTGTTTTCTAGGCTGCTTTCTCCCACTGATAGGGACACTCAATGGACTGTCAGCCCAGGATAATTGGGCCAAACTACGGAGG GATTATCCTGATGCCCTCATCACCAACTACTAT CTCTGGCCTGCTGTGCAGTTAGCCAACTTCTACCTGGTCCCCCTGCATTACAG AAACTGTTCCAGTGTCCCCCACAGACTTTTTGTCATCTTGCTGTGGAGGATCCTGCTCCTACAACCCTTGTCTCCGTCTCACCTGAGCTCTCCACCTTTGACAGTGTATCTGCCGGGACAGTGCCTCACAGGGGTGCTGCATCCTAGGTTAGAAAGTAGACCTAAAGGCTTGATCAG GTTGGCTGTTGTCCAGTGTGTTGCTGTCATCTGGAACTCCTACCTGTCCTGGAAAGCACATCAGCGTTAG